The following coding sequences lie in one Synechococcus sp. PCC 7336 genomic window:
- a CDS encoding ABC transporter substrate-binding protein, giving the protein MIARLTPILAAIAIAPPRLRSASVLLVVAGLSLSACTPAPNTPAAGTETLSVAVTQIVEHPALDAARDGIRDELAASGYVIGDTLQWTWESAQGSPTTAVQIASKFVGDEPDVIVAIATPSAQAAVAAAREIPVIFSAVTDPVGASLVDSLEIPGGHATGVTDLTPIGSQLDLLLEIVPTAQTVGVIFNAGEDNSASLVKLMEAEAPERGLDIVKATVARSSDVAAAAESLVGRSDAIYVPTDNTVISAFESVVLVGRENQLPVFAGDTDSVARGAIAALGFDYYDVGRQTGAIVVRVLEGEDPGTIAVQSIDRLELAIDLEAAAAMGVDIPAAVLARADAIMREAE; this is encoded by the coding sequence ATGATTGCCAGACTGACCCCGATTCTTGCAGCGATCGCGATCGCCCCCCCTCGGCTCCGCAGTGCATCTGTACTTTTAGTCGTCGCCGGGTTGAGCCTATCTGCCTGCACCCCTGCCCCAAACACCCCCGCCGCAGGAACTGAGACCCTGTCAGTGGCGGTGACTCAAATTGTGGAACACCCTGCCCTCGATGCTGCCCGCGACGGCATTCGCGACGAATTGGCCGCCTCGGGCTATGTTATCGGCGACACCCTGCAGTGGACTTGGGAAAGTGCCCAAGGCAGCCCCACCACCGCTGTTCAAATTGCCAGCAAATTTGTCGGAGACGAGCCCGATGTCATCGTGGCGATCGCCACTCCTTCTGCCCAAGCGGCTGTCGCGGCTGCCCGAGAGATTCCCGTCATCTTCTCTGCCGTCACCGATCCCGTAGGCGCTTCCCTCGTCGATAGTCTGGAGATTCCGGGAGGACATGCCACAGGCGTCACCGATCTCACTCCAATTGGCTCTCAACTCGATCTGCTGCTCGAAATTGTCCCCACAGCACAAACCGTTGGGGTTATCTTCAACGCCGGAGAAGATAATTCCGCCAGCCTCGTCAAACTCATGGAGGCCGAAGCCCCCGAGCGGGGGCTCGATATTGTCAAAGCCACTGTTGCGCGATCGAGCGATGTGGCCGCAGCAGCCGAAAGTTTGGTGGGCCGCAGCGATGCCATCTACGTACCGACAGATAATACGGTGATTTCAGCCTTCGAGTCTGTGGTGTTAGTGGGTCGAGAAAATCAACTGCCCGTCTTTGCAGGAGATACTGATTCAGTCGCGCGGGGGGCGATCGCCGCGCTGGGGTTCGACTATTACGATGTCGGTCGCCAAACGGGGGCAATTGTGGTGCGGGTACTGGAGGGGGAAGATCCCGGCACTATTGCAGTACAGTCGATCGATCGACTCGAACTGGCGATCGACCTCGAGGCGGCGGCGGCGATGGGAGTGGATATCCCCGCCGCAGTGCTGGCGCGAGCGGATGCGATTATGCGAGAAGCGGAATAG
- the pyrR gene encoding bifunctional pyr operon transcriptional regulator/uracil phosphoribosyltransferase PyrR has product MTSATVEILDAAEVRRTLTRLASEIIEHHPDLSRVVLLGIRTRGVPLAHRLADQIQRLESGAFGAESADSSSTPGTAPEFAAPHIDVGALDITFYRDDLERLHMRTPRPSDLPCDITDRQVILVDDVIYSGRTIRAALEAVNGFGRPELVRLAVLIDRGHRQLPVHPDYVGKQLPTSLSESIRVHVTEIDGKDRVFLKRAEAI; this is encoded by the coding sequence ATGACCAGTGCCACCGTCGAGATTCTCGATGCAGCCGAAGTGCGACGCACCCTCACCCGCCTTGCTTCAGAAATTATCGAACACCATCCCGATCTCAGCCGCGTCGTGCTATTGGGTATCCGCACCCGTGGTGTCCCCCTCGCCCATCGCCTAGCCGACCAAATTCAGCGGCTAGAGTCTGGAGCCTTTGGTGCCGAATCCGCCGATTCATCCTCCACTCCAGGCACTGCTCCCGAATTTGCGGCTCCCCACATCGATGTTGGCGCGCTCGACATCACCTTCTACCGCGACGATCTCGAGCGCCTTCACATGCGCACCCCTCGCCCCAGCGATCTGCCCTGCGATATTACCGATCGCCAAGTGATTCTCGTGGACGATGTCATCTATAGCGGTCGCACCATCCGAGCGGCTCTAGAAGCCGTCAACGGTTTCGGTCGCCCCGAGCTCGTGCGCCTAGCGGTTCTGATCGATCGCGGCCATCGCCAATTGCCCGTCCATCCCGACTATGTGGGCAAGCAGCTACCCACCTCTCTCTCCGAAAGCATTCGCGTTCACGTTAC
- a CDS encoding ABC transporter permease encodes MSWTALVGAIETGLIFGLVALGVYLSFRVLDFPDLTVDGSFALGGAVAATLIVGGWNPYAATALAILAGAIAGLVTAWLNVQLKILNLLASILTMISLYSINLRVMGRPNVALLRQSTLYTPLERWGDWLPERYIELFVLLAIAIAAKFATDWFLATEMGLAMRATGANPRMARAQGISTGAATLLGMGLSNGLVALGGALFAQTFGFADVTMGVGTIVFGLAAVIIGESLLPGGWVWLSTTGAVAGSIVYRIVVAFALNVDAIGLQAQDLNLVTAVLVTLALVLPNARNPLKLLRRKETVS; translated from the coding sequence GTGAGCTGGACGGCACTGGTAGGGGCGATCGAGACCGGATTGATTTTCGGTCTGGTGGCGCTGGGGGTATATCTGTCCTTTCGGGTGCTGGACTTTCCCGATTTGACCGTAGATGGCAGTTTTGCCTTGGGGGGCGCAGTCGCCGCCACCCTGATTGTGGGGGGCTGGAACCCTTATGCGGCAACGGCACTGGCGATACTGGCCGGGGCGATCGCCGGGTTAGTCACCGCTTGGCTCAACGTCCAGCTCAAAATCCTTAACTTACTGGCTAGCATCCTGACGATGATTTCGCTCTATTCGATTAACTTGCGGGTCATGGGGCGACCGAATGTAGCGCTGTTGAGACAATCCACCCTTTACACTCCCCTCGAACGTTGGGGAGATTGGCTGCCCGAGCGCTATATCGAACTGTTCGTCTTGCTGGCGATCGCGATCGCCGCCAAATTCGCCACCGATTGGTTTTTAGCCACCGAAATGGGATTAGCCATGCGCGCCACCGGAGCCAATCCGCGCATGGCTCGCGCCCAAGGCATTTCCACTGGTGCAGCCACGCTGTTGGGCATGGGCCTCAGCAACGGGTTGGTGGCACTCGGAGGGGCACTGTTTGCCCAAACCTTTGGATTTGCCGACGTAACGATGGGAGTGGGCACGATTGTGTTTGGCTTAGCCGCAGTCATTATTGGGGAATCGCTATTGCCGGGGGGATGGGTGTGGCTGTCCACTACGGGGGCAGTGGCGGGGTCGATTGTGTATCGCATTGTGGTGGCCTTTGCCCTGAATGTGGATGCGATCGGCCTGCAAGCTCAGGATCTCAACCTCGTCACCGCCGTCTTAGTCACCCTAGCCCTCGTCTTACCCAACGCCCGCAACCCCCTCAAGCTCCTCCGCCGCAAGGAAACTGTCTCGTGA
- a CDS encoding phycobilisome linker polypeptide, producing MTHLKVGHNSAKVAPTGVDYSIFMVTAMDKVRIYTIKRQLGLPRCQPILDACNELRIPVKTASSTLTKAQALQVVEWLQAETAKQKVQPTAAPDRGSNGAPEIYKNGNRSFMLKVTGLKGAGMRKAVMNISVPFGRLGAEIQRLNRSNAKILEVNTVWSDK from the coding sequence GTGACTCATTTAAAGGTCGGCCATAATAGTGCCAAAGTGGCCCCAACAGGGGTCGATTACTCCATATTTATGGTGACCGCTATGGACAAGGTCAGAATATACACCATCAAGCGCCAGTTGGGACTGCCCAGGTGCCAGCCAATTCTCGATGCTTGTAACGAGCTGAGAATTCCGGTGAAGACGGCTAGCAGCACGTTAACGAAGGCACAGGCGTTACAGGTGGTGGAGTGGCTGCAGGCGGAGACTGCGAAGCAAAAGGTCCAGCCTACGGCGGCTCCCGATCGGGGCAGTAATGGTGCGCCGGAAATCTATAAGAATGGCAATCGCTCGTTTATGTTGAAGGTGACTGGCCTGAAGGGGGCGGGAATGCGCAAGGCGGTGATGAATATATCGGTGCCGTTTGGTCGTTTGGGGGCTGAGATTCAGCGGCTGAATCGGTCGAATGCAAAGATTTTAGAGGTGAATACGGTTTGGTCGGACAAATGA